A region of Allocoleopsis franciscana PCC 7113 DNA encodes the following proteins:
- a CDS encoding choice-of-anchor W domain-containing protein, which translates to MGVSQSFFTIVLATLGLSLSPLAANAIGFSTVSEAELKTLMSQPTFVAGSQFGSLFLENEAQADLSVDFVWSKGKKQPFSLSYDGSIVKYTVGETTLETQSEGFFKDIFIYTKATADLTSVLLNNLILTDSSTTLSISGIAASSPNNKVNIFGIRDIQESFTLTGNAMLSWLNKPQNPNNLAYQIQVGNVNSLTPSPNTNPTPADPVNSPAPEPEANTGIDWWSWLPSPSSGNYCTSP; encoded by the coding sequence ATGGGTGTAAGTCAATCATTTTTTACAATTGTTCTGGCAACATTGGGGCTATCTTTATCACCCCTGGCGGCGAATGCAATCGGGTTTAGCACGGTTTCCGAGGCTGAGCTGAAAACCTTGATGAGCCAACCGACCTTTGTCGCGGGAAGCCAGTTTGGAAGTCTTTTCTTGGAAAATGAAGCTCAGGCTGATCTCAGCGTCGATTTTGTCTGGTCTAAGGGGAAAAAACAACCATTTTCACTAAGTTACGATGGTTCAATTGTCAAATATACAGTTGGAGAGACAACCTTAGAAACTCAAAGCGAGGGCTTTTTTAAGGACATTTTCATATATACAAAAGCAACAGCCGATTTGACCAGCGTCCTTCTGAATAACTTAATCCTGACCGACTCATCCACGACTCTATCAATTTCTGGGATTGCGGCCTCATCCCCTAACAACAAAGTAAATATTTTTGGGATTCGTGATATTCAAGAGAGTTTTACCTTGACGGGTAATGCTATGCTAAGTTGGCTTAACAAACCACAGAACCCCAATAATCTGGCTTATCAGATTCAAGTTGGGAATGTAAATTCTCTAACCCCTTCGCCTAACACAAATCCAACCCCAGCAGATCCGGTCAATTCGCCAGCACCTGAGCCAGAAGCTAATACAGGAATCGATTGGTGGTCATGGTTACCCAGTCCTAGTTCGGGAAACTATTGTACTAGTCCTTAG
- the gmk gene encoding guanylate kinase — protein sequence MQAGKLIVVTGPSGVGKGTLLRSLIQRHPELYFSISATTRQPRPGEIEGQHYYFVSRDKFEQMVAADELLEWAEYAGNYYGTPCLQVQQQIQQGRLVILEIEVVGARKINQTFPTALRIFILPPTLAELERRIRVRGQDSEEAIARRLTRAQAEIDAADEFDVQIVNDDLETALIRLESIIFARPN from the coding sequence ATGCAAGCAGGCAAACTCATCGTCGTAACAGGTCCCAGTGGTGTTGGTAAAGGGACTTTGCTGCGATCGCTCATTCAACGCCACCCAGAACTATATTTTTCCATCTCCGCGACGACACGCCAACCCCGTCCCGGTGAAATTGAGGGGCAGCACTACTACTTTGTCAGCCGAGACAAATTTGAACAAATGGTGGCGGCTGATGAGCTTCTAGAATGGGCGGAGTATGCTGGCAACTACTATGGAACACCATGCTTGCAAGTCCAACAGCAAATTCAACAGGGCCGGCTGGTTATTTTAGAAATTGAAGTAGTGGGTGCGAGAAAGATTAATCAAACTTTCCCAACAGCTTTGCGTATTTTTATTTTGCCTCCCACTTTAGCCGAACTAGAGCGGCGGATTCGCGTTCGAGGTCAAGATAGTGAAGAAGCGATCGCTCGACGCCTAACGCGAGCTCAAGCAGAGATCGATGCGGCTGATGAATTTGATGTGCAAATAGTGAACGATGACTTGGAAACAGCCCTAATTCGCTTAGAATCTATAATTTTCGCACGACCAAACTAA
- a CDS encoding anthranilate phosphoribosyltransferase family protein, which produces MSNAFRELLKKVGSGVHTGEDLSREEAAAATRMMLLQEATPAQIGAFMIAHRIKRPTSQELAGMLDAYEQIGPKLQLEGFGNGQSGIENEEDAATTSLLSQPVTVFGTPYDGRSRTAPVTPLTALILATAGVRVIMHGGDCMPTKYGVPLIEIWQGLGVDFSRVTLSQIEQLFKTTGLGLIYLPQHFPEAQALVPYRDQIGKRPPFATMELIWSPYGGDVHIVAGYVHPPTELRFRETLEMRGVRKFTLVKGLEGSCDLPRDRTAIIAISQPDVSEGFERLLLHPRDYGFAHQEAPLDSTPELIQQMQHVLNGKPTELMSVAIWNGGFYLWRCGVCPDLATGFAKAESFLTEGYALQKLQDIRHGIASLQLAHQP; this is translated from the coding sequence ATGAGTAATGCTTTCAGAGAATTGTTAAAGAAAGTCGGTAGTGGCGTCCACACAGGTGAAGACTTAAGTCGTGAGGAAGCGGCCGCCGCTACTCGGATGATGTTGTTGCAGGAGGCAACGCCGGCTCAGATTGGGGCATTTATGATTGCCCATCGGATTAAACGGCCTACGAGTCAAGAATTGGCAGGGATGCTGGATGCGTATGAGCAGATCGGACCGAAGCTACAACTAGAGGGGTTCGGGAATGGGCAATCGGGAATTGAGAATGAAGAAGATGCCGCAACAACGTCCTTGTTGTCCCAACCTGTAACAGTATTCGGAACACCTTATGATGGGCGATCGCGTACTGCCCCTGTAACTCCGCTCACAGCTCTGATTTTAGCGACGGCTGGAGTACGAGTGATCATGCATGGGGGAGATTGTATGCCAACGAAGTATGGCGTCCCCTTAATTGAGATTTGGCAAGGATTAGGCGTGGACTTTTCCCGCGTCACCTTGTCGCAGATTGAGCAATTATTCAAGACAACGGGTTTGGGATTGATCTATCTGCCGCAGCACTTTCCTGAAGCACAGGCATTGGTACCCTACCGCGACCAAATTGGCAAACGTCCACCCTTTGCCACAATGGAACTAATCTGGTCGCCCTATGGGGGAGATGTGCATATAGTGGCGGGGTATGTTCATCCTCCCACCGAACTGCGCTTTCGAGAAACGCTGGAGATGCGGGGGGTAAGAAAGTTCACCCTGGTTAAGGGATTAGAAGGTAGCTGTGATTTACCGCGCGATCGCACAGCAATTATTGCTATCAGTCAACCGGACGTTAGTGAAGGCTTTGAGCGTCTTTTGCTACATCCTCGTGACTATGGTTTTGCCCATCAAGAAGCGCCTCTTGACTCCACTCCTGAATTGATACAACAGATGCAGCATGTCTTAAACGGCAAACCTACGGAATTAATGTCGGTTGCCATCTGGAACGGCGGATTTTACTTATGGCGTTGTGGTGTCTGCCCAGATCTAGCCACAGGTTTTGCCAAAGCAGAATCTTTCCTCACCGAAGGTTATGCTCTCCAGAAGCTACAAGATATCCGTCATGGGATCGCCTCCCTGCAACTGGCTCATCAGCCATGA
- a CDS encoding LysR family transcriptional regulator, producing the protein MRIEQLQAFLAVAETGSFGQAARKCEITQSTVSRQIQSLEAELGLPLFHRTAQAKLTLGGEHLLPRARKICQEWESATQELADLMAGKQPELCVAAIHSVCAHYLPPVLQKFCRDYPEVQLRVTALGSDRALKVLRDGLVDVAIVMNNRFLTASPEMVVDVLYEERVEVLMASNHPLTQHEQVPWSELIKYPQVVFKDGYGMQRLVQERFARQGTKLRAVMELNTLDAFRGVVRQGELIALLPESALVEARTDSTLAIRAIAFNTERGSLIGLAPSITEVGNMVSEAPNSDSILTRQVVLVTTQDRIQIPPIQHFCQLVRQLEKSAANAMATQNSIAQPHTSYDSQPLTLKG; encoded by the coding sequence ATGCGGATTGAGCAGTTACAAGCCTTTCTGGCTGTTGCTGAGACAGGTAGCTTTGGACAAGCGGCACGCAAGTGTGAAATCACTCAGTCTACAGTCAGTCGCCAAATCCAGTCATTGGAAGCCGAGTTGGGTTTGCCACTGTTTCATCGCACGGCTCAAGCCAAACTAACCTTAGGAGGTGAACATCTCTTACCTCGCGCCCGCAAAATTTGTCAAGAGTGGGAATCGGCAACACAAGAATTAGCGGATTTGATGGCTGGAAAGCAGCCAGAACTCTGTGTGGCAGCTATTCACTCGGTCTGTGCTCATTACTTGCCTCCAGTGTTACAGAAATTTTGTCGCGACTACCCAGAGGTACAGTTGCGGGTAACGGCGTTAGGGAGCGATCGCGCCCTAAAAGTTCTCCGAGATGGGTTAGTGGATGTGGCGATCGTGATGAACAACCGCTTTTTAACCGCTAGTCCGGAAATGGTTGTCGATGTCCTCTACGAGGAACGAGTCGAAGTCTTGATGGCATCGAATCATCCCCTAACTCAGCACGAACAGGTGCCTTGGTCAGAATTGATTAAATATCCACAAGTAGTATTTAAAGACGGCTATGGGATGCAGCGGTTGGTACAAGAGCGGTTTGCTCGACAGGGGACTAAGCTACGCGCCGTTATGGAGTTAAATACCTTGGATGCGTTTCGAGGTGTTGTTCGACAGGGAGAACTGATTGCTCTACTACCTGAATCGGCTTTAGTAGAAGCTCGAACAGACTCAACCCTAGCCATTCGAGCGATCGCCTTTAACACTGAGCGAGGCTCACTCATCGGTCTTGCTCCATCAATAACGGAGGTCGGTAATATGGTTAGCGAGGCTCCGAACTCTGATAGCATCTTGACACGCCAAGTCGTCTTGGTTACGACCCAAGATCGTATCCAAATTCCCCCGATTCAGCACTTCTGTCAACTCGTGCGTCAACTGGAAAAGTCGGCAGCCAATGCAATGGCTACCCAAAATTCCATCGCTCAGCCTCACACGTCGTATGATAGTCAGCCTTTAACGCTTAAGGGTTAA
- a CDS encoding Rqc2 family fibronectin-binding protein, with protein sequence MQPVDFTTLTAACDELRSDWVPGRAEQVYQRDRYTIALCLRTLKHRGWLTISWHPQAARIYLGDPPPRTPDTFTFSDQLRHQLSGLALVSIELIAPWERVLDLQFARRPGDHVSYHLYVEIMGKYSNVILAGGDNVMITAAHQVSSQQSSVRPIQTGQPYEKPPALMGTAPSLDESLERWQERVSLVPGALQRQLLKSYRGLSPALVRSMAQAAGLNADKSTETLSASDWQRLFECWQQWLQTLGIQNWEEGFKSEPSTVEGSTLQLGFQPGWTEQGYTVMGWGAVQSAKNVQTLLNDYYTAELNQQEFNQLHHQLTQKLGNVLGKLRQKASTFQERLQQSDQADQYRQQADLLMAHLQDWQPGMKSIELLDFDTAQPVIIPLNPEKNAVQNAQLLYKRHQKLKRARHAVEPLLQEVQGEIQYLEQVEASLTQLDAYKSSDDLQTLQEIREELIQQKYLDSPDQRNREVTDVSVPYRYRTPSGFELLIGRNNRQNDHLTFRTAGDYDLWFHTQEIAGSHVLLRLEPGTVPDEADLQFAADLAAHYSRGRQSDQVPVVYTKPKHVYKPKGAKPGMTVYKHERVLWGHPQQGSNYLRKEVAL encoded by the coding sequence GTGCAACCAGTTGACTTTACCACCCTAACAGCAGCTTGTGATGAACTGCGTTCTGACTGGGTACCAGGGCGTGCCGAACAAGTATATCAGCGCGATCGCTACACCATTGCGCTCTGCTTACGCACCCTAAAACATCGGGGTTGGCTCACAATCTCCTGGCATCCTCAAGCCGCTCGAATTTATCTGGGTGATCCACCGCCTCGGACTCCCGATACCTTTACCTTTAGCGACCAACTGCGTCACCAATTAAGTGGGCTGGCTCTAGTATCCATAGAATTGATTGCACCGTGGGAGCGTGTATTAGATTTGCAGTTTGCTCGACGACCCGGAGACCATGTGAGCTATCACCTCTACGTCGAAATTATGGGCAAATACAGTAATGTCATCCTGGCAGGTGGTGACAATGTCATGATCACAGCAGCCCATCAAGTGAGTTCTCAGCAATCAAGTGTCCGTCCCATTCAAACCGGTCAGCCTTACGAAAAACCACCCGCTCTCATGGGTACAGCCCCTAGTTTGGACGAATCCCTAGAACGCTGGCAAGAACGAGTCAGTTTAGTACCGGGCGCATTGCAGCGTCAGTTGCTCAAAAGTTACCGGGGTTTGAGTCCAGCATTGGTACGATCAATGGCGCAAGCGGCTGGACTGAATGCTGACAAATCCACAGAAACTCTTAGTGCCTCTGATTGGCAACGGTTGTTTGAATGCTGGCAACAATGGCTGCAAACTTTGGGAATTCAGAATTGGGAAGAAGGATTCAAAAGTGAGCCATCCACAGTTGAAGGTTCTACCCTGCAATTAGGTTTTCAACCCGGTTGGACTGAGCAAGGTTATACAGTCATGGGTTGGGGTGCTGTTCAATCGGCAAAGAATGTCCAAACCTTACTCAATGATTACTACACTGCCGAGCTAAACCAACAAGAATTTAATCAACTCCATCACCAACTCACCCAAAAACTGGGCAATGTTCTCGGAAAACTGCGTCAGAAAGCCTCGACCTTTCAAGAACGCTTGCAGCAATCTGACCAAGCCGACCAATATCGACAACAAGCTGACCTATTGATGGCGCACCTCCAGGATTGGCAACCGGGGATGAAGTCTATTGAACTGTTAGACTTTGATACGGCTCAACCCGTGATAATTCCTCTAAACCCAGAGAAAAATGCCGTCCAAAATGCTCAATTGCTCTACAAGCGTCACCAAAAGCTGAAACGCGCTCGTCATGCGGTGGAGCCGTTACTCCAAGAGGTACAGGGAGAAATTCAGTATTTAGAACAAGTAGAGGCATCCTTAACTCAGCTAGATGCTTACAAGTCCTCAGACGATTTACAAACACTACAGGAAATTCGCGAGGAACTGATTCAGCAAAAGTATTTAGACTCCCCCGATCAGCGGAATCGAGAAGTTACGGATGTTTCTGTGCCCTATCGCTATCGGACACCGAGTGGATTTGAATTGTTGATTGGTCGCAACAATCGCCAGAATGACCATCTGACGTTTCGGACGGCAGGAGACTATGACCTTTGGTTCCACACTCAAGAGATTGCGGGTAGCCATGTTCTCCTCCGCTTAGAGCCAGGAACTGTGCCTGATGAAGCAGATTTGCAGTTTGCCGCTGATCTGGCGGCTCACTACAGTCGGGGGCGTCAAAGTGACCAAGTTCCGGTTGTTTACACCAAGCCTAAGCACGTTTATAAGCCCAAAGGGGCTAAACCGGGTATGACGGTTTATAAACATGAGCGAGTCCTATGGGGACATCCTCAGCAAGGTAGCAACTATCTAAGGAAAGAGGTTGCTCTGTAA
- the remA gene encoding extracellular matrix/biofilm regulator RemA has translation MDIQLINIGFGNIVSANRVVAIVSPESAPIKRIITDARDRGQLIDATYGRRTRAVIITDSSHIILSAIQPETVAHRFVISKDGQSSPN, from the coding sequence ATGGACATTCAACTGATTAATATCGGTTTTGGCAATATCGTATCGGCAAACCGAGTCGTTGCGATTGTTTCTCCAGAGTCTGCTCCAATCAAGCGGATCATTACCGATGCACGAGATCGCGGACAGCTTATTGATGCAACTTACGGTCGTCGTACTAGAGCTGTGATTATTACAGATTCGAGCCACATCATTCTCTCCGCTATTCAACCGGAAACAGTTGCTCATCGCTTCGTGATCAGCAAAGATGGTCAAAGCAGCCCTAATTAA
- a CDS encoding ABC transporter ATP-binding protein: MYLQITHLHKHFNTKNGALVVLKDINMTIEQGEFICAVGASGSGKSTLLRQIAGLDTPTLGEVSIDGQCVTGPGPDRGMVFQHYTLYPWMTVQENAEFGLKLQGVPKKQRREQASYYLSVVGLTEFAKSLPKELSGGMKQRVAIARALTSEPKVLLMDEPFGALDIHTKESMHEFMLDLWQRTNITIFMITHDVEEAVFLSNRIYALGTRPGTVRKEISIKLPHRTHTVKRHSTFHDYRDELMELMRRHGQEAIAAA; encoded by the coding sequence ATGTATCTGCAAATTACCCATTTACATAAGCACTTCAATACAAAAAATGGAGCGTTAGTTGTCCTCAAAGACATTAATATGACAATTGAGCAGGGTGAATTTATCTGCGCGGTGGGTGCATCGGGATCGGGTAAATCTACCTTACTGCGGCAGATTGCTGGACTCGATACTCCCACTTTGGGGGAAGTCAGCATTGATGGTCAGTGCGTCACTGGGCCAGGGCCGGATCGGGGAATGGTGTTTCAGCACTACACCCTCTATCCTTGGATGACTGTACAGGAAAATGCTGAGTTTGGACTGAAGCTTCAAGGCGTACCCAAAAAACAACGGCGCGAACAAGCTAGCTACTACCTGAGTGTGGTGGGGTTGACTGAGTTTGCCAAATCCTTGCCGAAAGAGTTATCGGGTGGGATGAAGCAACGAGTGGCGATCGCTCGTGCTCTCACTTCGGAACCCAAAGTGCTGTTGATGGATGAACCCTTCGGTGCATTAGACATCCACACCAAAGAGTCAATGCATGAGTTCATGCTCGACCTATGGCAGCGCACCAATATTACAATTTTTATGATCACCCATGACGTAGAGGAAGCCGTATTTCTCTCGAATCGCATCTACGCTCTCGGTACTCGTCCCGGTACAGTAAGGAAGGAAATTTCGATCAAGCTGCCCCATCGTACCCATACCGTGAAGCGACACTCTACATTCCACGACTACCGGGATGAACTCATGGAACTGATGCGAAGACATGGACAGGAGGCGATCGCTGCTGCTTAA
- a CDS encoding DUF4385 domain-containing protein, with product MTLFDYSLDFKTIDFRASPELYRVGKGEQGVLLVEPYKSEILPHWRFKTPEIARESSEKIYGMFLDYLHQDDFVGADMARKFLQMGYTRSRRYANHKSGRKYKHNPQKETSKEAQTKARKDILPNEVDPVKAECAKIFKQKWEQAKTNDQYIQLLKRHKARYEQE from the coding sequence GTGACTCTGTTTGATTACTCTTTAGATTTTAAAACTATCGATTTTCGTGCGTCGCCTGAACTGTATCGAGTCGGTAAGGGTGAGCAAGGAGTGCTGTTGGTAGAACCTTATAAATCTGAAATTCTTCCCCATTGGCGTTTTAAAACTCCAGAGATAGCAAGAGAATCTAGCGAGAAAATCTACGGCATGTTTCTGGACTATCTTCATCAGGATGATTTTGTTGGGGCAGATATGGCTCGCAAGTTTTTACAAATGGGTTATACCCGATCTCGTCGATACGCTAATCATAAAAGCGGCAGAAAATATAAGCATAACCCTCAAAAAGAAACCTCGAAAGAAGCTCAAACCAAAGCCAGAAAAGATATTTTACCGAATGAAGTAGACCCCGTTAAAGCTGAATGTGCGAAAATCTTTAAGCAAAAATGGGAGCAAGCCAAGACGAATGATCAATATATTCAGCTTTTAAAAAGACATAAAGCAAGATACGAACAAGAATAA